The sequence below is a genomic window from Coffea arabica cultivar ET-39 chromosome 4c, Coffea Arabica ET-39 HiFi, whole genome shotgun sequence.
GCATTGGTAGTCCACTTGAATAATAATGCGGATGCTTCACATTAGTTTGCATCTTACAGGTGAGGTACTCATCTACTGGTGGTATGTATGTTACTGCATCTAAGGATGGTGCTATACGGTTGTGGGATGGGATAAGTGCCAATTGTGGGCGCACTATAATTGGTGCACATGGAGCAGCTGAGGCCACAAGTGCAGATTTGACAAAGGACGAAAAGTATGTAAAACATTGATCGTGAATGGTGATAGCCGATAATTACCACAGTCAGCTATGCTTATTGCTGCAAATATTTCTTCTGATCAAAATTTTGTTAttgggaaagaaaaagaatagcaACATAATCAAGTTTGAAGAAggtttatttgtcaaataatCTTGTCATATCCAGCTTTTTTTTATATGTGACAAAATGCTTTGCAACAAGTGCAATTTTTCAATCAGACATTGTTTTTCCTCCTTACGTAGAAACAGAGGCTAATCTATGGATCTCTCACTTGTATTATCTACATGTTGAGTCATGTTTTATGCACCAAGCCACTTTTATGTGGAATGGGAATTGCTACGCATGAATTGCTGTTAGAATTCCTACGAGTGACCCTATTCAATTATTAAACTCCCAGGTATGTTCTCTCTTGTGGAAAAGATTCTACTGTGAAGCTCTGGGAAGTTGGCACTGGAAGATTAGTTAAGCAATATCTTGGAGCCACACATACACAGTTGCGGTGCCAGGTATGTGACAaggttcttttctttctcttggtgTTAGTACACAATCTCATCTTCAGCTGGATTATGGTAATTAAGAGATGTTTCTAGTAGTCGAGTAATGTGTACTAGCTTCTTTCTGCTGTTTCTGTTTTCATTGTATCTTACTATGTCATTTTGAAGAAGTCTACATATCTGGCTTggcatttaaaaaatttttaaaaaaacataaATAAAAATCTGTCTTGACATTATGGTTTCTTGTCCTATTGAAGATTAAATTTTATGATATTGATCCAAGGTTTCATGAATGAGATAATTGCACAATAAAGTATATTGGAACATGTTATACTTATAATCCAAATAATCATCTTATCTTCAGAAATATCTAATATGGTCCTTGACAGTCCTTAAAATACCCTTCTTAATTTAAAGAATCAGTTGAATATGCAGTACCTGATAGATTAAGTCTTACGGACATTCTGATGTGAACATAAAGCTCGCAAAGATGATTATATATGCGGTTAAAaaggatgaaaagaaaaaatatattggAGGGGGAGAGGAGGGATGGATTGGGTGACatggggggagggagtgtaagtgagagatcTTGAGTTCGAGACCTTCCACTtgcacaaatatatatatatatatatatatatatatatcaacatAGGCGGCAGGCTAGCCAAATAACCGGTGCAAGAAACTTTGGCCTAGTTATCCATAGTCCATAGTCCATTACATAAAGTCCTGTCAGCATTCAAACAGTTTACCAGATCTCCAGTCAGATACTTGTGCAAATTGCATGTGTGGACTAACAAAAGCTCGATGTGTTTGAAATAGGCAGTTTTTAATGACACAGAAGAGTTCATCTTGTCCATTGATGAAGCCACAAATGAGGTTGGTCAATTTTTTGGATTTACTAGTGTGAACATATAATTACCATTTATTCGAGATTGATTGTTAGATTTTGAGTTGTAGATTGTAGTTTGGGATGCACTTACAGCAGAAAAAGTGGCTCGATGGCCTTCAAACCATGTTGGTGCTCCACAATGGTTGGAGCATTCACCAACAGAGGCAGCTTTTGCTTCTTGTGGGGCTGATAGGTCAATACGGTTCTGGAAGGAGATTCTCTAGGTGCTTTGAGAAGGTTTTGTCATACCATTGTGGCATCAAAATTGGTGTGAAATGGCACGGATGATGAAGAGCCTGGGCAGAACAACTCATCTTTAAATTTTCTCGTGTTTGGCATTGAATTTTGTAGTTCGTCGCATATAGTTTGATTAATACTCCCAGATAGGAACTTTATGTAGGGTTTTGCACTTACAAATCAATTTCACTTGACTTTGACCCTTCTTTGAGATTATGGCATTGTGGAGCCTCTCCCTTCAACCGTTTTTCAGTGGTAAACGGCATAGTTGGATCAAAGTATTATAGAAGATCTTGTTTTGGCAGAAAATCCAGCACTGGTGCGGCGAAAAATTGGCGAATTTTGCTATGTTCTAGTGACCCGCCGCTTTCTTTCCACACTCACTTCTGCACCAACGCAAGAACAGGATAGAGGGGTACTAGAATTGGTTGAATGGCACACTTATATCATATTAATTAAAATGAATGTGTGTAATTAGATTAACTAGTAAATCTATTGAACTGAACCTTTCCTTAGCGCTAGAGCGTGTTTTACaaacaaaatacaaatttttttgtCTGGAAGAAGATTTGGTCACCACAATAGATTTGAGACGGCAAGTGagataagaaaaatataagcaaTGAGTACGAAATCAAATACAGGAACCCAAGTTAAAACTGCATTAAGCAACTTGACAGCTCCCATGCGAATAAACTGGTCTCATGCAGTTTATTTTTACCTCCTGGTTGCACAAAGATCCATGTGGATGTTTTACATGACCGGAGATGGTGTGAAGATTTCATTTTGCAGCTTAAGATAACCAAACACGGATTTATGGATCCATTTAAAATTCCCTTTAAAGAGTATCTGAGTATTACGTGCACAATATCCTTTACATATCTGTTGAAAGGCTGAAGACACACCAAGCAAATTATACCTCAAAAGTAACTGACAGGCACATAGGCACAAAACATCAAATAGAAATACAACTAAAGGTGACTGGCGCAAAACTTGCATAAAAGGCctaccaatgattcaaataatTACAGCCACCCAACGAACAACACACCATGTCAGAAATTAGCTATGTTACTCGGACTAAGGCACGGGAATCTCATCACCACAGGTACTCTAGTGCAAAATTAAGGGTCACAAATAGGAACATAGTGCAAAGTGAAAAGTCTGAGTAACCTAGGAAGTTAGATTACTCGAAGGTAAACAACTTCAAATGGCAAAAAGAAGGGCTAGGGAAATAAATCCAGTTGTCTACCAAAGGAATAGCAATCAGCAAATGATTGGCTTTCAGGCAAAGAGTAAACCTAAAATCCATCAAATTTAGATGAGAAATTCATCAACGAACCAACAAGTATaaagaacagaaatttaaacgcaATATCTCAGGTAGTCTAGATTATAGAGCATAATGGCATGCATCCTAATAAGATGAATCATATACTTAATGCTTAGCGAAACCATACGGCTGAAAGTTTCTAATACCCGTATGTTAGGTagaaatataaaagaaaaacaaaacagtgACAGGAGATACCTGTAATGGCGGTAAAGCTGCACAAGTTGAGTTGAATTATATGCATTGTACAACTAAATAATCATGAGCTGCAAGACCACAAGCATCTTATTGCCTACAATCGTCATCGACAATGCGAATTCAACGTatgtttaaaaaaagaaaatctcatGATCACATTTCCATTTAGCCAACTGTAATATCAAAATCAAtaaccaaacaaaaataaaatgagaaaaggGCATTTTCTAAGCAGCCTATCTGTAAAACATATTTTAAAGGAACAAAAATTCCTTGCATCTCTTGGAAAATGGTATCGATACAATCAAATTGGTTATCAGAAAGCTCAACGCATCATTCGCTTTGGCTTCTTTACATAACTTAGTCTAAGCTTCTTAAGAGTTCTCCTTTTCCTAGCCATTTTCTCAGGCAAAGTTTccctcttcttctccttcttcacaGCAGTAggtttcttctttacaaacctAGGATCTAACTTATAAGCTTTGGGTTCAACAGGCACCCCATTACTCTCTGCTTCCTTGTAGAGAACATTTGCTTTATCCAATCTCCCATGAGCACATAATTTCCCCATCAACAAGTCATAAGTCTTGATCCCTGGCTTGCAACCATCCTCTTTCATTTTCACAAAGACAGTCATAGCATGATCAATCCTCTCAATCCCGCACAATATCTTCAGCAACCCATAATATTCTTTTTTATCAAGTGCATCCCCATACCCCGCCGATTTCATTCTATCAATCATTTCATCACCCTCTCCGACCCTGGCTGCTTGATACAAACTCCTAATCAACAAAATAAATGTTGTTTCGTTTGGATAACACCCCCACTCACCCATCCTATAAAACAATTTCATGGCATCCTCTGTCATCCTAATCTTACACAAGTTATTAATCAACACATTGAAGGTCTCCACGTCTCGTGGAACGCCTATCTCTTCCATCTCCACCAACACCTTCTGAGCCTCAGATTGAAGACGAAACGGATCCTTTTTCCTACAAAGCCTACACACACAATCGAGAATAGCATTATAAGCCAAAGTACTAATCTCAAACCCTCCCCTATACATTTCTCCAGCTAACCTCTTCGCCTCGTCCAGTTTCTCATCAACACACCACCCTCTAATCAAAGCATCACAGATGTACTCATCAGGGAAAAACTCATTAGCCAAacttttcaccattttctcaGCATAACTAGCAAAACCATGTTCACAGAGCTTGGACACGATCAGTTTCAAATAATCCAAATTTCTCTTCAGCCCATATTCCGTCTCCATTTTCTCAAACAATGCTACAGCTTGCGTGGGCCGGCCGGCCCTAACTAGCCTatcaaccaaagattcaaaggATTTCCACCCAGTTTTTCCAATCCCATCAACAAGAACATCATGGGCAGCCTTAAAATCCTTCCTCCTCCCAAAATAATCCACAAAATAGGAAAATAATTCATCGTCAACATCAAAAGCATTGGGTCTTGAACTTACCCATTTGAGAAAATCAAGAACTGTCCGCCCAGCATCAAGGGAAAGACTGAGTGTGTTAAAAACCAAGGAAGGCGTCAGAGTTACATGTGCAAAAGAGAGATCCAATCTTTGAGATAAGGACAAGGATTCCAAATCTGGGTCTTTGAGAAGCTCATAAGCAAGAGACTGGGCAAGTGTTTCTTCTTCTGCAAAAGGGTCCCTCTCTGTTGCTGATAAATCATCATCGGtaggggaggaggaggaggcgcAGAAGCGTCTCAAGGAAAAGGGGTGGTGCAACAGAAAGTGGCTGGCATTGGCGGCACGGGTAATGGTAATGGGGTGGGAAAATGGGTGGTGGAGCGGTGGTGGAGATTGGGAGAGGAAGAGATGTTTAGGGGTCCGTTGTCTGGTGACTATTACTGATGAAGAAAAGGAGCGGAGAAGTTTCCGAAGGTGGAGAGGGGGTAACGGGAAGGTGGGTTTAGGCATTTTCAGTGTGTGCAGTGCGTCTAACAGACCGGGGAGAAATGGTGGAGTCTG
It includes:
- the LOC113739929 gene encoding small ribosomal subunit protein mL104 (rPPR9) encodes the protein MKVTTKAFFVISQIQYQPDWQPTTQDTFRYRAGIRNRPVYSKRSPKPPKTPRWGAFQTPPFLPGLLDALHTLKMPKPTFPLPPLHLRKLLRSFSSSVIVTRQRTPKHLFLSQSPPPLHHPFSHPITITRAANASHFLLHHPFSLRRFCASSSSPTDDDLSATERDPFAEEETLAQSLAYELLKDPDLESLSLSQRLDLSFAHVTLTPSLVFNTLSLSLDAGRTVLDFLKWVSSRPNAFDVDDELFSYFVDYFGRRKDFKAAHDVLVDGIGKTGWKSFESLVDRLVRAGRPTQAVALFEKMETEYGLKRNLDYLKLIVSKLCEHGFASYAEKMVKSLANEFFPDEYICDALIRGWCVDEKLDEAKRLAGEMYRGGFEISTLAYNAILDCVCRLCRKKDPFRLQSEAQKVLVEMEEIGVPRDVETFNVLINNLCKIRMTEDAMKLFYRMGEWGCYPNETTFILLIRSLYQAARVGEGDEMIDRMKSAGYGDALDKKEYYGLLKILCGIERIDHAMTVFVKMKEDGCKPGIKTYDLLMGKLCAHGRLDKANVLYKEAESNGVPVEPKAYKLDPRFVKKKPTAVKKEKKRETLPEKMARKRRTLKKLRLSYVKKPKRMMR